In Desulfoferula mesophila, the genomic window TTCGTTGATGACCTGCCCGGAGACGCCGACAGCGTCAACATCGTGGCCAGCATCGCCACCCTGGCCCACGGCATGGGCAAGCAGGTGGTGGTGGAAGGGGTCGAGACCCTCCCCCAGCTGGAGTCGGTGGCCTCCTGTGGCTGCGAGATAGTGCAGGGCTTCTACTTTTCGCGCCCCCTGCCCCCGGAGGAGATAGAAAGGATCCTCAGCTGCGATCGGCGCCCCTTTGCCAACCGGTTGCCTGGCGCCCGCTGGGTCGGCACTAAATTAAAACCTCTTTGCAAAATGAAGAGCTTGCCGTTTTTGTTTTTCCCAGGAGTCGCTCGATGATACGCCTTACCAAAAAAGTCTTCTTCGACCTGGCCATCTGGATGATCGGGTTGGGCCTGGCCATGGGCGTGGTCTTTCCATTCTTCATGGTGCTCATGGGGGTGCCCGCCCAGATGGTGCTCACCCCTTGGTTTTTCGCCGCCTGCATGGGTGCTGGCTTCGTGGTCGGAACGGCTAACATAGGCTTGGCTCGCGGCGTGGTGGGGAAGCGGCTTCGCCTGCTGGCCGAACGTATGCGGGTGGTTGAGGGCAACTTGAATCATATGGCAGCCGGCGACGGCATGGAGGACTGCTCCCCTGAGGACTGCTACATCGCCGTAGACTCCAGCGATGAGATCGGCGAGAGCGCCCAGGCCTTCAACAATCTGGTGGGCGCCCTGGCCGAGGCCCACCAGAGCGAGGGAGCGGTGAGCGAGTTCAGTCGGCTGCTGGCCAGCCAAATGGAGTTGGAGGCATTGACCGAACAGGCCCTGCGGCAGCTCATGGGTCACACCCGGGCCAGCGCCGGGGCCCTGTTGGTGGAAACAGAGGGTGAACTCAAGATGGCGGCCTCCCATGGCCTGCGGGGCCCTGCCGATTTGGGACAGAGCGACCATGTGCGCGCTGCCATGCGAACCGGCCAGCTACAGCGGGTACTGTTGCCCCCGGAGTTGACCGTGGAGGGAGTGCTGGCCGACTTCAAGCCCCGCGAGGTGCTGGTGGAGCCGGTGATGTACAAATCGGTGCCCATTGGAGTCATCGTATTGGCCACGGGTGAGGCCTTCGACGAAAAGGGCCTGCACCGCCTGGAACTGCTGCGCCCAGGGCTGGCTCTGGCCCTAAACAACGGCTTGGCCCACGAACGTTTGCAGCGCCTGGCCGCCTTGGATCCCCTCACCGGAATCTATAATCGCCGCTTCGGCCTGGCCCGCTTGCAGGAGGAGTTCGGCCGGGCGGTGCGCGACAGCTCCCCCCTGGGGGTGGTTATGTTCGACCTGGACCATTTCAAGAGCGTCAACGACACGTACGGCCACCTGGTGGGCGACCGTGTGTTGGTCCACATGGCCAAGTTGGCCCGCTCGGTCATGCGCGAGGGCGACGTGTTGGTCCGCTACGGCGGCGAGGAGTTTCTGGCCATCCTGCCCGCCGCTTCCCGGGAAGACTGCCGCGCGGTGGGTGAACGCCTGCGCCGCTTGGTACAGGAGAGTGCGGTGCGCGACGGGGAGCAGGAAATACGCATTACGGTGAGCGCCGGGGTGGCAGCCACCCCGGAACTAACCGTGGACAGCCCCAACGACCTGGTGAGTCAGGCCGACCAAGCGTTGTATGAAGCCAAGGACATGGGCCGCAACCAAGTCAGGATCGCCTAATCCTTTGACGCTAGTAAAACCTCATGCGATTTTTACCTGTTCGGTCTTGATAAAACTTTTCGGCTACTACTTGTAGTTGCGGCGTTGCTCATTTATTGATTAGAGGAAACGCAAGCTATTCTGGTGGCCATCCTTTCACACACTTCTATAGATTGAACGTTTTCATTTAACTTTTGATCGTCTTTGACGCTTGGTAAGGGGCAACACCTTCTTTTCTGGCTTCCGGGCCATGGCCCCGGCAATTCTCTCTCCGATCTGATTTGCGGCCTGCTTAAGGGGATCAGCGGGCAGGTGGCTATAACGCATGGTCGTCTGGGCCTGGGTGTGCCCCAGCAGCTTTCCTATGGTGGGATAGCTCATGCCAACCCCGGCCCCGACGCTGGCGAACGAGTGTCGCAGATCGTGCAGCCGCACATCATCCAGCCCTGCCCTCTCCCGTATCCGCCGCCAGGGGCGCTGTAGGTTGACCAGCGGCCTCATGGGCCGGGCGCCTGGGCAGACAAATTGATTGCCGGCCTGGCGTGGGGTGCTTTCAAGTAGGTCCAGGGCGACTTGCCCCAACGGAACAAATCGTTGTCCGGTTTTGCTGTCCCTCAGGTTAAGGCACCCGCGCTCCCAATCAACGTCGTCCCATCTAAGGTTCAGGACCTCAGAGAGCCGGCAGCCGGTAAAAATCAACAGTCGCACGGCGGTGATCACGGCGGGCAGTTCCGAGTTCTCTTGTTCAACCTCAGCCAAGGCTTTTCCCAGCCGGGCCCATTCGTCCTCGGACAAATAGCGCTGCCGCTTTTCCTCCTTGTACTTCTGGATATGCCTGGCGGGGTTGGTGCCATCAGGCCGGAGTCCCCAAGCCTCGGCCAAGTTGAACATCTTGCGCACTACCTCGAGGACTCGGTTGGCCTGGTATGACTTTTCTCGCAGGCTGTGGTGCAGTTTCGCTATCTGCTCGCGGGAAACCTCATCGACGTTGTAGCGACCCAGGGCGGGCAGGATGTAGTGATCAACGAGGTAACGATCTTTACGTATACTCTCCGACTTTTTTTTGACCTCGCTATGCTCGGCCATGTAACGAGAAGCCAGTTGTGCGACCGTAGGAGCGCCCCTGGCCGCAATACGCTCCTCGGCGGGGTCGTTGCCCCGGTCAACCTCCGATAGCTTCTCTCGGGCGGTCTTACGGGCCTGATCAAGCGTCATACGACCGTATTTCCCCAGGGTGACACGCCGGCTCCGGCCCTGAGCGTTGTAATACTGGATGCAAAACGATTTTACGCTAGAGGGTTTTACCCTCACCCCCAGACCCACCTGTTCTGTGTCCCAAAAAACCAGGTCTGATCCTTCGGCCTTGACGCCATCAAGCAGTCTCTTGGTTAATTTCACCTTTGGCATGGCATCCTCCCGGGTAAGCAGAGCCCCCAAATTGCCCGGGTAAGCATTGGGTAAGCACCGGGTAAGTAATCCACGGGTAGAATAGCGTAAAGCACGGTATCATTTCAAGCAGTAACTATGCTATTTAACGAAGTGTGTCGTTTTGGAGAGTAAACGAGCGGAGCTTAAACTGGTGGCTGTTAACCACCGGGCCGCTGGTTCGAGTCCGACCCGGGGAGCCAAAAGATTCAAGGGCCTAGGCGATTTCGCCTGGGCCCTTTTTTGTTGCATGGCAAGCACAGGGGATGCAATAGGATCGATTTCAGCTGCCGGTGTCGCCTCAATCGCAAGGATTAATCATCAACCGCGCTTTCCACTCGACTGCCCTGCCTCTCGCACCGCGCGGCCCTAGCTAAGATCCTCCAGGGCCCGGTCTACCTCTTCTTGCAGCAGCCCCCGGGCCGTCCCGGCGGCCTCTCGCAGGGCCCGCGCCGCCGCGTCTCCGCCGATGCGCCCCAGGGCCCAGGCGCACATGGCCCGCACCCGCTCGTCCTGGTTTTTCCCCAGGGCCTGGACCAGGTCCGCCACGTAGGCCTCATCGCGAGTGTTGCCCATGACCCGGGCCACGTTCATCTTCCAGCGCCACAGGTCCTTTTCGCTCATGTAGAACATGTGGGGCCAGATGCGCCGTTTAAAGTATTCCAGGTCCATGTGCAAGAGCTTGGGCAACTGGAAGTCCTCGGCCTTGGCCGCCGCCTTGGGGTTAACCGGCAGCTCGGCGGCCAGCCAGGGGGCGTTGCGGGGGCAGACGTTCTGGCAGTGGTCGCAGCCGTAGACCCACAGGCCCATGGGCTCCCTGAGCTCCCTGGGGGTCAGGCCCTCGCCGTAGTAAGACAGATAGGAGATGCAGCGCCGGGGGTCCAGCTTGCGCGGCCCTTTGAGGGCCCCGGTGGGGCAGGCGCTCAGGCAGGAGTTTTTGCACCAGTCGGGGCAGCCCACCCCCATGCTGGGTTGGCCGGGGGGCAGCTCGGCGTCGCAGACCAAAGCGATGGGCAACACCCAGGAGCCGCGCCGTCCCGCCCGGTTGGAATAGAACAAGCAGTTCTTGCCGAAGTCCCCCATGCCGGCCCGGGCCGCGGCCAGACGGTGGGACAGGTTCCAAGGAAACTCGGTGGCCACCCCCCGCTCCCGCAGGAACGAGCGGAAGGCCTTGATGCGCCGGCTCAGGCCGTCCTTGGTCACCCGGTCGTCATCCAGGTAGCAACGGCCGAAGTGCCTCTCCAGGGAGGCGGGGTAGGCCCGGCTAAAGTACAGCTCCAGGAGCACGATGATGGATTTGGCCCCGGGCAACACCCGGGCCGGGTCCACCCCGGCCTCCAGGTCCAGGCCCAGAGCCTTGGTCCAGGCGTACTCGGCCCGGCGCTCGGCCAGCACCTCGCTCTGGTGGCTGAAGGGCTCGGCAGTGGTGAAGCCGATGTCAACGAAGCCCAATTCCCTCGCCATATTCCTTAGCTCGTCCGCGCTAACCATGCGCTTCTCCCCGCCCCCGGCCTGCCCGGCCCCGGGGACCCCTTGGTTGTGCCTCCCGCAACTTTGCCCGCTAGGCGCCCGCAGCTTTGGCGGAGCATTCGATCAGCAAGGACTTGCGGATGGCCGCCTCGCGCAGGGGCAGGGCCTGAGCCAGGTAGCCAGGGTCTTGGGCCATTTGCTTAAAGGCCGCCCGGCTGGGGTATTCTACGAAAAAGACCAGGTCCGCGTCGAACTCGCCAATGAGGGCCGATTGCGGGGCATAGAGGGCGCTGTGCATCCTGCCGCCCGCCTCCCGTAAAAAGGGCGCGGCGGCCTTCAGGTATTCCCGGTATTTGCGGGCTCCATCCCCGGGCTTGAACCACAGGGCATTGAGCATGTAGATCTTTTCCTCGGCCATGCTACCCCCATTGAGGCCTAGGCCAGCTTGGCCAGGCCGTTTTTAAGCACCGGGCCATTGGGAGTCTCCGCCTCCAGGCGGCACTCGTCCCCCTGCCGCCAAATCTTGACCCGCAGCTCATCGCCCGGGAAAACCGGCCCGGCGAAGCGAGCGGAATACTCCCGCAAACCGTCCGGCTCGCCCCCCAGGGGGCCGTTGACCAGGGCCCGGCAGGCGTAGCCGTAGGTGCACAGGCCGTGCAGCACCGGGCGCGAAAATCCGGCCAGGGCCGCGGCTTGGGGATCGATGTGCAGGGGATTGAGGTCCCCCAACAGGCGGTACAGGGCGGCCTGTTGGGGCGGCACCCGGTAGGTCAGATCGTAATCAGGCTCCCGTTCCGGCGGGGCATGGATCACCGCCTTGGGGCCCGGCTCCCCCCCGAAGCCGCCGCCGCCCAGATAGAACACCTTCCACTGGGTGTCGAACAATGGGACGCCGTCTTCCAAGGCTCCCTGCACCAGCACCTCGATGAGTGCACCCTTGCCCTTGTCGAAGATGTTGGCCACCCGGCTGGTGAGCACCACCCGGGCCTGGGCGGGCAGGGGCCGGTGCAACACCAGGCTCTGCTCGCCGTGCACCATCAGCGGCTTTACCAGCCCCGGCATCTGCGGCCAGACCCGCAAGGCCGGCACCACCGCGAAGCTTGGCAACACCTGCATGCCGCCCGGATGGCCCTCGTAGAGCAGGGAGGCCTCCTCAGGCCCCGCCCCCACGGCCAGGGCGTAGAGGGCCGCGTCCTGCCAGGTGTAGGCGCTGGTTAGCGGCCCCCTGGTCAGGCCGACGAGGCTGGGGTCTACGGGGGGCATAAAAGGTCCGTGTTGGGGTTGGCTGGGATCCGAGGGTTGCGGCCGCAGGGCAAAACTACCATCGCGGCCCACGACTCGCTCCGCACCAGCTGATGCCATATATCACGTATTACGTTGCTTGGCGTCATACGTTTATCGCAAAGATACAATACCTGGTCAATATAATTAAATGCGCTGGGCCCGGGCGTCCCGGCCTGCCTGAACGACTTTCGCAATGTTGGGTTTTGTTAGGTTCTCGGCCCCGATGAACCTGGCCGCCTTCTCGGAGTAGCCCGCTCGGATCGCCGCCTGGGTGTCAAGACGTACACCTGATAACCCTCGCACTCAGGACGATCATTCGACTACCCCTAACACCTAGCCCTCCCCGGCCGGGATCGTCGATCCTGGAATAGAAATTGGCCCTTGAGTCCCGCAGTTCAGATGCTTTCTGCGGGCTGTCCAGATTAGCTTTTATATCCTCTTATGATTTTGTTAGGCGGGAGTGGATTAAAGGTGTAGCCGAAAAGTTTAACTGCGCCGAGCCTGCTAATTTTTAAGAATGGTTTTGTAAGGTTGGTTGGGGTGAGTAAAACAACCGCCAACTCAAGTTGGAGACATGATCTTAGCCCTCAGCCCGGAGGGTTCACATTAAGGGAGAGGAAGCAAGTTTTATGCGTTCACCGGGAAGAGTTCGATTAATCTTATGAAATGCAATTTGCATAGAAACTCCTCGTCGTGCCAGCCAGCCGTAAAAAAATTACCCGCCATTGCCAAAATCACTTTGAGCCCTAGCGCGCGCTAAAACATATAAATGCTGTAATAACAGATAATTAAACTAGACAAACCTCCCATGGGCTTTTTTGGCCCGCCTTATGCATCCATACTAAGGGAATCTATAATTTAAACGGTAGGTGATGACATGAATAGAAAGCTCTGTAAATGGCGGTCCAAAAGCGAGACGATTTTAGTGGCGGTTGAAAACCGTGACACATTGATTCAGTTTTCTTCAGGTGTTTTGGTGCGATGGAGGCCATGGTGGCTTCCAGGCCAGGACTCTCTGGAGGAGCGGAAGGGGTGTACACGGACATGGATCAATGGGCCCGGATCAGACTTGAGTTGCGCGATGGCCAGGCGAGCAAGCGCGAGTTAATGCGTAGAGAGGGCATCCATTGGGATACCCTGCAAAAGATTCAGAATTTTCCCGAGCCTCCCGGATACCGGCTCAGCACCCCCCGAGCCAAGCCCAAGCTTGGCCCCTACCTTGAGTTGATCGCCCGGATCATAAAAGAGGACAAAAAGGTTCCCAAGAAGCAAAGGCACACGGCCACGCGCATATATCACCGCATCAAGGAGGCGGGTTATCAGGGCAAGTACACCCAGGTAAAGGAGGCGGTGCGCGCAATCAAGCGCGTGAGCCAGGAGGTGTACATGCCCCTGGTCCATCGTCCCGGCGAGGCGCAGGTGGACTTTGGCTATGCCCTGGCCAAGGTTTCCGGGGAGCTTCGCAAGATAGCGCTTTTTATCATGGCCTTGCCGTACTCCGATGCCTTTTTCGTGGCGGCCTTCGACAAGGAGTGCAGCGAGAGCTACTGGGAAGGGCATGCCAGGGCGTTCGAGTTTTTCGGTGGGGTGCCCCACCGGATCAGTTACGACAATAGCAAGGTCCTGGTTTCCAAGATCATAGGGCCTCATGAGCGCAAGCTGACCGATGGTTTTCTCAAGCTGCAGAGCCATTACCTTTTTCGGGAGCATTTTTGTCGGGTGCGGCGTCCAAACGAGAAGGGCGTGGTGGAAGGGGTGGTCAAGTACGCCCGGCAGAATTTTTTGGTGCCAGTGCCCCAGGTGAAGGACCTGGCCGAGCTCAATGCCATGCTTTTAAGGCAGTGCCGCGACGACATGAAGCGCCGTTTGCGTGGCAAGGGCGGTAGCAAGGCCGAGGTTTTGCAGGAAGACCAGACAGCCTTTGTCCCCCTGCCTCCCTCCCGCTTCGATGCCTGCCGCAAACAGCCTACCCGGGCCAATTCATTGTCCCTGGTCCGCTTCGACGACAATGACTACTCGGTGCCGGTGGCTTGTGCCCACCATGAAATTGTGGCCAAGGGCTATGTGGATCGGGTGGTGCTCTGCCACCATGACGTGGTGGTGGCCCGCCACTCCCGATCCTGGGGCAAGGAAGGGGTGTTTTTCGACTACCGGCATTATCTGCCCTTGCTGGAGCGCAAGCCTGGCTCCCTGGACCACGCCCGCCCCCTGGCTGACCTAGATCTGTCTGAGTGCTTTGAGGTCTTGAGGCGGCGGCTGGTGGCCGGGGAAGACATGCCTGGCCAGGGCACCCGTAAATACATAAAGGTCCTACGTTTGCTGGAGGACCACTCCATGGCCAGACTGAAGCGGGCGGTGGAGCAGGCATTGTACGCGGGAGCCTATGCCCCGGAGGCCATTGTCCACCTGCTGGAGCCGCCATCATCAGGGCCCGCGGCCACCTTCCTGCTGGACGGTCGTGAGCACCTGGGCCGAGTGAGCGTGGCCGGGCCCGATATCACAGTCTATGACTCCCTCCTCGCGCAGGGAGGGGCGCTGTCATGAAGGACCAGGACAAACCCACCGTGCTCTTGGAGTACCACCTCAAAAAGCTGAAGCTGCCCACCATTCTCCGGGAATACGCGGCCATGGCCAAGGTCTGCAGCCAAGACCGCTCCGATTACATGACCTACCTGCTGCGCCTGACCGAGCGGGAGCTTCTGGACCGCGAGAAGCGGGCAGCCGAAAGGCGCATCAAGCAAGCCGCCTTTCCGGTGATCAAGACCATGGACACCTTTGATTTCAAGGCACAGCCCTCCATCAATCAGCAGCTGGTCAGGGAGCTGATGAGGGGCGAGTACATCGCCAAAAAGGAAAACGTGCTCCTGATCGGAAACTCCGGCACCGGCAAGACCCAGCTGGCCAGCGCCATGGCCTTTGCGGCCTGCGCCCAGGGAAGCAAGGTGAAATTCTACAGCGCCACCGCCCTGGTCACAGAGCTCATGGAATGCCGCGAGGAAAGACGTCTGCAACGCCTGCAGAAACAGCTCCAGCGCCTACACCTGCTGGTCATCGATGAACTGGGCTATGTGCCCTTCTCCAAGATAGGCGCTCAAATGCTATTCGAGGTGGTGGGTAGGGCATATGAACAACAAAGCCTCATGATCACCACCAATCTCCCTTTCCAGCAATGGACGGAGGTCTTCGGCTCCGAAAGACTCACCGGTGCACTGCTGGACAGACTGACCCATAGGTGCCACATCATCGAGGCCAATGGAGAAAGCTACCGGCTCCGCCAAGCCAAAAGACGATCCCAGGCAAAGCCCAAAACCAACTAAGGCAAGATCATGATTGACAGCATGAACAACAGGACTATATCTCTAAAACAAGTGTCACGGTTTTAGACCGCCAACTGTCCCGCACTTACTCCGCCATTCACAGTTTTGGTTGTTGCGGACCGACTACGTGCTCGCCGGCAACTGTCGGACGCCTGGAAGACGATGGTGTGCTGGTCGTGGAGAGTATTTCTTGATTTTCGCCGGTATTTAAAATTCTAGCATACGTCTCGCGGCGATTGGAAGCATCTGCGGCAAAGTTAACAATGCTGAGGCCAAGGCCCGCTTGCCTCCCGGAGCAACCGCGCGGCGGTATTCCGATGATCCGGCGCCTTAGGCCCGCCAAGGCGTCCGGCCCAAAATTAATGGATGGAGGCGCAGTTGCGTACCGGCAAAGGGCTTGCCGTATAATCTTGCATTAGGTCGGAAGGTGCCGGGCACTGCAGGCCATCACTCGTTTCGGCCGCCGCGGAGGTGAAGGGAAGGCTCTGGATGCCCGCAGCCAAGCACAATTCGATTCCAACAGCTCCGGGCTCCCCTCCGCCC contains:
- a CDS encoding epoxyqueuosine reductase, with translation MVSADELRNMARELGFVDIGFTTAEPFSHQSEVLAERRAEYAWTKALGLDLEAGVDPARVLPGAKSIIVLLELYFSRAYPASLERHFGRCYLDDDRVTKDGLSRRIKAFRSFLRERGVATEFPWNLSHRLAAARAGMGDFGKNCLFYSNRAGRRGSWVLPIALVCDAELPPGQPSMGVGCPDWCKNSCLSACPTGALKGPRKLDPRRCISYLSYYGEGLTPRELREPMGLWVYGCDHCQNVCPRNAPWLAAELPVNPKAAAKAEDFQLPKLLHMDLEYFKRRIWPHMFYMSEKDLWRWKMNVARVMGNTRDEAYVADLVQALGKNQDERVRAMCAWALGRIGGDAAARALREAAGTARGLLQEEVDRALEDLS
- a CDS encoding MaoC/PaaZ C-terminal domain-containing protein, whose protein sequence is MPPVDPSLVGLTRGPLTSAYTWQDAALYALAVGAGPEEASLLYEGHPGGMQVLPSFAVVPALRVWPQMPGLVKPLMVHGEQSLVLHRPLPAQARVVLTSRVANIFDKGKGALIEVLVQGALEDGVPLFDTQWKVFYLGGGGFGGEPGPKAVIHAPPEREPDYDLTYRVPPQQAALYRLLGDLNPLHIDPQAAALAGFSRPVLHGLCTYGYACRALVNGPLGGEPDGLREYSARFAGPVFPGDELRVKIWRQGDECRLEAETPNGPVLKNGLAKLA
- the istA gene encoding IS21 family transposase — translated: MDQWARIRLELRDGQASKRELMRREGIHWDTLQKIQNFPEPPGYRLSTPRAKPKLGPYLELIARIIKEDKKVPKKQRHTATRIYHRIKEAGYQGKYTQVKEAVRAIKRVSQEVYMPLVHRPGEAQVDFGYALAKVSGELRKIALFIMALPYSDAFFVAAFDKECSESYWEGHARAFEFFGGVPHRISYDNSKVLVSKIIGPHERKLTDGFLKLQSHYLFREHFCRVRRPNEKGVVEGVVKYARQNFLVPVPQVKDLAELNAMLLRQCRDDMKRRLRGKGGSKAEVLQEDQTAFVPLPPSRFDACRKQPTRANSLSLVRFDDNDYSVPVACAHHEIVAKGYVDRVVLCHHDVVVARHSRSWGKEGVFFDYRHYLPLLERKPGSLDHARPLADLDLSECFEVLRRRLVAGEDMPGQGTRKYIKVLRLLEDHSMARLKRAVEQALYAGAYAPEAIVHLLEPPSSGPAATFLLDGREHLGRVSVAGPDITVYDSLLAQGGALS
- the istB gene encoding IS21-like element helper ATPase IstB encodes the protein MKDQDKPTVLLEYHLKKLKLPTILREYAAMAKVCSQDRSDYMTYLLRLTERELLDREKRAAERRIKQAAFPVIKTMDTFDFKAQPSINQQLVRELMRGEYIAKKENVLLIGNSGTGKTQLASAMAFAACAQGSKVKFYSATALVTELMECREERRLQRLQKQLQRLHLLVIDELGYVPFSKIGAQMLFEVVGRAYEQQSLMITTNLPFQQWTEVFGSERLTGALLDRLTHRCHIIEANGESYRLRQAKRRSQAKPKTN
- a CDS encoding DUF1330 domain-containing protein, with translation MAEEKIYMLNALWFKPGDGARKYREYLKAAAPFLREAGGRMHSALYAPQSALIGEFDADLVFFVEYPSRAAFKQMAQDPGYLAQALPLREAAIRKSLLIECSAKAAGA
- a CDS encoding sensor domain-containing diguanylate cyclase; amino-acid sequence: MIRLTKKVFFDLAIWMIGLGLAMGVVFPFFMVLMGVPAQMVLTPWFFAACMGAGFVVGTANIGLARGVVGKRLRLLAERMRVVEGNLNHMAAGDGMEDCSPEDCYIAVDSSDEIGESAQAFNNLVGALAEAHQSEGAVSEFSRLLASQMELEALTEQALRQLMGHTRASAGALLVETEGELKMAASHGLRGPADLGQSDHVRAAMRTGQLQRVLLPPELTVEGVLADFKPREVLVEPVMYKSVPIGVIVLATGEAFDEKGLHRLELLRPGLALALNNGLAHERLQRLAALDPLTGIYNRRFGLARLQEEFGRAVRDSSPLGVVMFDLDHFKSVNDTYGHLVGDRVLVHMAKLARSVMREGDVLVRYGGEEFLAILPAASREDCRAVGERLRRLVQESAVRDGEQEIRITVSAGVAATPELTVDSPNDLVSQADQALYEAKDMGRNQVRIA
- a CDS encoding site-specific integrase, which produces MPKVKLTKRLLDGVKAEGSDLVFWDTEQVGLGVRVKPSSVKSFCIQYYNAQGRSRRVTLGKYGRMTLDQARKTAREKLSEVDRGNDPAEERIAARGAPTVAQLASRYMAEHSEVKKKSESIRKDRYLVDHYILPALGRYNVDEVSREQIAKLHHSLREKSYQANRVLEVVRKMFNLAEAWGLRPDGTNPARHIQKYKEEKRQRYLSEDEWARLGKALAEVEQENSELPAVITAVRLLIFTGCRLSEVLNLRWDDVDWERGCLNLRDSKTGQRFVPLGQVALDLLESTPRQAGNQFVCPGARPMRPLVNLQRPWRRIRERAGLDDVRLHDLRHSFASVGAGVGMSYPTIGKLLGHTQAQTTMRYSHLPADPLKQAANQIGERIAGAMARKPEKKVLPLTKRQRRSKVK